TGGCCTTCTCTTCATAGTGCATGGTTCCATCAACTATCGAATAATTGGAAACAGGAAAGTGTTTGCTTCATGTAGTCTGCATATGAAGAAATGAAACTATTAACTTGTAAAGTGAAGTTTTTGGGGAGAAATTTCGAAAGAAAATAATCTGAGTAGAAAAGACAATGTCATCACTTCTTTTCTCTGAAATTCTGTAATCTCTTGcttgcttcttttcttcttttttttcaattcttcctatttttaattttttttttaaatttgcaaCATAACTCGGATGAATGAGAAAGGGATTTTGTGTTCACTAATTTTACTAGTCttatcttcttcatttttaacTTGATGGCAAAGTTTTTCTTCCATTGTATCTGACTACCTATACTTTTGACTCTTTGTAGATATTCCCGCTGAGAATGAAACAAATggatatatatttatacatgCTGAGGGTGGTTTGAACCAGCAAAGAATTGCTGTAAGATTCTCTTTGTGCTATCAAATAATATATATGTTTATGAATTGTTTCTTTCTTACTTTTCTAATTGGTCAACGAGGATGGTCATGTCTGATTTCATCTTTCTTGTATCCAGTCATGCACATTTTATCCAAGCGTTTTCATAAACTTCTTTCCAGTTCTACTTGACCGTGTGGCAGGGCAATTGTTAGCATTTGCGTGTCTGATCCATTACCTGTTTCCTAACTTACACTTCTCAATTTCTCCCCTTGCTTTTCATCCTCTTTTTGTCGGTGAAGTTCCATTCAAAGTATTGAACCTTCTTTGAAGCTGCTATTTTCCAGGTTCCCCCCCAAAGGATACACATTGTTTATAGGCTCCTATCTATAAGTGCCACTGCTCAGGCATTCACTCAATACATAAACTCATTcttacttttttgtttttggggtcAGATTTGCAATGCTGTGGCTGTTGCGAAGATAATGAACGCCACTCTTATTTTGCCAGTGTTGAAACAAGATCAGATATGGAAGGACCAGACGTGAGTGAAGCTTTCATGAAAATGCTATACACTGTGTACTGTATGTTACAGAAAATGAGGCTGCTATTCAGCCAAGGGAATGTTGACATGCACTCTTCCACATCTTCTGTATCACCTATTTTGCTGTTATCGTTAACATTCAAGTTCTCTGCTTCACCACCTTGACCGGGACCTGAGCTTATTTCAGTTACCCAGTAAAGCATGCTTCATTGTTAAATATTTTAACTGTTGTTGGTTCTGCAAATTTTAGACCTAATTTTGTGCTAAAAACTTGAACTCTGAATTACATGGAGTATACACCATCTGATATGTGCAAGGGTTTTGTTTGTTTCATTGATATGCACGCATGCAACTCGAAAGTACATGCTTTTTTATACAACACATCCTTGTCGTCTTTGTATCAGTTGGCAgatctctctctctgtctctagTACCTTCTCACTGCAATAgctaatttatttcttaatgtCGGTTGAGCTTGATCATTGCTATTAAAAGTACTGAAAACCTCTAGGTACTTATTCAGTCATTTATCCTCTGCAGAAAATTTGAAGACATATTTGATGTCGACCATTTTATTGACTACTTAAGGGATGACGTACGAATTGTTCGTGACATTCCTGGATGGTTTACTGACAAATCAGAGCTGTTCACCAGCATAAGGTCTACTATTCtatgttttctcttttttagtaCTCTTATTACAAACCACAGTTTTGACTTGTGAATCTCTGGTTAAAGGTTTTAGCAACTCATCATGACCTTCTTTTCAACATATAGACATGCTAATTTTTAACCAATTTGGTGAAACTGTCATTAGTCACTAAAAATTAAATGTACTCCTTTTCCCCAGTGTTCATAAGATTGTGCAAACTTTTTTGGGTCAGAACTCAGACATGGGAAGGTCTCTCCTACTTATAGCcatcttaaaattttaaaatacctGCTTAATTTGGTCTAtgttggaaattttaattggaTTGATGTGTCCTACATGGTTTATTTGTTTCTGCTCATGTACTATAATTGATAGACGGACAGTGAAGAACATCCCCAAGTATGCTCCAGCGCAATTCTATATTGACAATGTTCTACCCCGGATTAAGGAGAAGAAGATAATGTCCTTAAAGCCTTTCGTTGATCGACTTGGGTGAGGAATGAATGTCAATTATTGGTATTTCTTTAATCGGTTTGACTAATTGGCAGGTTTAAATATATCATAAATACTAACTATTTAGTTTTCCATTCAGATATGATAATGTTCCCCCAGAAATAAACAGACTAAGGTGCAGGGTAAATTATCATGCGCTCAAATTTCTGCCTGAGATTGAGCAAATGGCTGATCAACTTGTATCAAGGATGAAAAATCGCACCGCCAGTTCAAATCCTTTCATGTACATAATTTGGACAATGTAGTTTTATctcctcttttttcctttccattGTGAggcttgaattttttttttttcccaaacaGGGCTCTTCATCTGAGGTTTGAGAAAGGGATGGTAGGCCTTTCATTCTGTGATTTTGTGGGAACAAGGGCAGAGAAAGCTCTCATGGCTTTGTACAGACTGAAAGAATGGCCTCGACGTTTTAAGGTTCAGTTCATCATAATTGCCATACaacaaagagaaaaaatttAACAACATAAATTTGATAATCTGTTTGTTTTCTGGCAGGACGGCTCTCATCTATGGGCTCTAGCTCTTCAGAAGCGGAAGGAAGGTCGGTGCCCCCTTGAGCCTGGTGAAGTGGCAGTCATGCTTCGAGCAATGGGTTATCCGAAAGAAACCCAGATATATGTTGCTTCAGGACAGGTTTATGGTGGACAAAACCGCATGGCTCCCCTTAGGAATATGTTCCCAAATCTCGTAAGGCCACTTGCTCAGTTTTGATTCACTTATTGTTCCTAGGAacgttgtttttgttgttgttctTTTCGTGTCATGTCTCTAACCTAAGCATTCTATCCACAAATGAATGATGAAACAAGATACATTTTAACCTTtcgatcaaaaaaaaaaaaagaaggaaatcaTTTAACCTCGTGTGTGTATGCTGAATACATGAATTCAGTATGATTGTTCTTCTGCATACAACAAAAAATTCGTATGCTTTGAGTT
This portion of the Coffea eugenioides isolate CCC68of chromosome 11, Ceug_1.0, whole genome shotgun sequence genome encodes:
- the LOC113753616 gene encoding protein PECTIC ARABINOGALACTAN SYNTHESIS-RELATED; this translates as MAELRHSSSMGSRAASASPRKRDDVAVASSPLSPDNIPTSSSSDDNRSRHTRDRGGLRSFFSAGHLHSLFPFSFTDDARLHTHNSKISVFVLCLIFLAAIISVSSIVNRLNAPYLCKKDGIVLHCPRVKEHPSLWENPYSATTSWKPCAERRVGIISDIPAENETNGYIFIHAEGGLNQQRIAICNAVAVAKIMNATLILPVLKQDQIWKDQTKFEDIFDVDHFIDYLRDDVRIVRDIPGWFTDKSELFTSIRRTVKNIPKYAPAQFYIDNVLPRIKEKKIMSLKPFVDRLGYDNVPPEINRLRCRVNYHALKFLPEIEQMADQLVSRMKNRTASSNPFMALHLRFEKGMVGLSFCDFVGTRAEKALMALYRLKEWPRRFKDGSHLWALALQKRKEGRCPLEPGEVAVMLRAMGYPKETQIYVASGQVYGGQNRMAPLRNMFPNLVAKEELATKAELDGFRKHVTSLAALDFLVCLKSDVFVMTHGGNFAKLIIGYRRYMGHRLKSIKPDKGLMSKSLGDPYMGWATFVEDVVVTHQTRTGLPEETFPNYDIWENPLTPCMCKA